One Desulfomonile tiedjei genomic window carries:
- a CDS encoding DsrE family protein — translation MTAKVVFHIDWDQEDGLLMALNNIRNLLKEVPEEDASIFIVANGSAVNLFLKDRAVHYVSTIEELHKAGARFLMCRNSITNLGLTMEDLIKPCERVPAGIVELIRLQQDGYAYVKP, via the coding sequence ATGACCGCAAAAGTAGTCTTTCACATAGACTGGGATCAGGAAGACGGGTTGCTGATGGCGCTAAACAACATCAGAAATCTGCTCAAGGAAGTTCCCGAAGAGGACGCCTCGATATTCATCGTAGCAAACGGCAGTGCGGTGAACCTGTTCCTGAAAGACAGAGCCGTTCATTACGTCTCCACCATAGAAGAATTGCACAAGGCCGGCGCCCGCTTTCTCATGTGCCGAAACTCAATTACCAACCTGGGCCTGACCATGGAAGACCTGATCAAACCCTGCGAGCGCGTCCCCGCAGGGATCGTGGAACTTATCAGACTCCAACAAGATGGTTATGCCTACGTGAAGCCTTGA
- a CDS encoding B12-binding domain-containing radical SAM protein — protein MKALLVYPSIPDTFWSFKHIMKFIRKRAAHVPLGLITVGAMMPKDWDLQLVDMNVETLTDDAIRWADMVFMGAMVVQKESVQEVVERVHGLGKKIVAGGPLFTSSWEAFPEIDHFVLNEAEITLKPFLKDLAAGNPQRVYNTEEKPDITQTPLPRWDLIKMKYYASMSVQYSRGCPYDCEFCDIVNLNGRRPRVKSNDQMLQELELLYDLGWRGRCFIVDDNFIGNRVKVKSFLRDLLPWQEAKRFPFSLYTEASVNLAQDQELMTLMTSAGFDSVFLGLETPAEECLVECGKHQNRSMDLVEAVKTIQRNGMEVMGGFIIGFDNDPPNIFERQANFIQNSGVVKAMIGLLNAIPGTRLYQRLKDEGRLLDNCTGDNCDGSLNFVPKMDAQKLKDGYTAVLNYIYSPKEYCDRVLEFLKDYKPTRRRRVRMMDLRAFVTSILYLGILDKGKSKFYYWKLLIKAFLFHRNSFGEAVSSAIFGYHFRRLIEK, from the coding sequence TTGAAGGCACTGCTGGTCTACCCGTCGATACCCGATACTTTCTGGAGCTTCAAGCACATAATGAAGTTCATCCGTAAACGGGCAGCGCATGTTCCGCTCGGGCTGATTACCGTCGGTGCCATGATGCCGAAAGACTGGGACCTGCAACTCGTGGACATGAACGTCGAAACTCTCACCGATGATGCTATCCGATGGGCCGACATGGTCTTTATGGGGGCTATGGTAGTTCAGAAAGAGTCGGTACAGGAAGTTGTGGAGCGAGTTCACGGGCTCGGCAAAAAAATTGTTGCCGGCGGCCCCCTCTTCACCAGCTCCTGGGAGGCATTTCCAGAGATTGATCATTTTGTCCTGAACGAGGCTGAAATCACCCTTAAGCCCTTTTTGAAAGACCTGGCAGCGGGAAATCCTCAACGGGTGTACAACACCGAGGAAAAGCCCGACATCACGCAAACTCCCCTCCCGAGATGGGACCTGATCAAGATGAAGTATTATGCGTCCATGTCAGTTCAGTATTCGAGAGGATGTCCCTATGACTGTGAGTTTTGCGACATCGTCAACCTGAACGGGCGCCGGCCGCGGGTTAAATCCAACGATCAGATGCTCCAAGAATTGGAGCTTTTGTACGACTTAGGGTGGCGTGGACGATGTTTCATCGTTGACGACAACTTTATAGGGAATCGAGTAAAGGTTAAGTCCTTTCTCAGGGACCTGCTTCCATGGCAAGAGGCTAAGCGTTTTCCTTTCAGCCTTTATACGGAGGCCTCCGTCAACCTTGCACAGGACCAGGAGTTGATGACCTTGATGACCTCGGCAGGGTTCGACTCGGTCTTTCTGGGGCTGGAAACCCCGGCAGAGGAATGCCTCGTGGAGTGCGGGAAACACCAGAACCGCTCCATGGACCTTGTTGAAGCTGTGAAGACGATACAGAGAAACGGCATGGAGGTCATGGGCGGCTTTATCATCGGCTTTGACAATGACCCGCCGAACATCTTCGAGCGCCAGGCAAATTTTATTCAAAACAGCGGCGTGGTGAAGGCTATGATAGGGCTGCTGAACGCCATCCCCGGGACGCGCTTGTACCAGAGACTTAAAGACGAAGGACGCCTGCTGGACAATTGCACCGGTGATAACTGTGATGGATCGCTCAACTTTGTGCCTAAGATGGACGCTCAGAAGCTCAAAGACGGCTATACCGCAGTTCTAAATTATATCTATTCGCCGAAAGAATACTGCGATCGCGTACTGGAATTTCTGAAGGATTACAAACCGACCCGCCGAAGACGCGTACGAATGATGGACCTTAGAGCCTTTGTTACTTCCATTCTGTACTTGGGGATCCTTGACAAGGGTAAGAGCAAGTTCTACTACTGGAAACTCCTAATTAAAGCTTTCCTCTTCCATCGCAATTCCTTCGGGGAGGCGGTCTCCAGCGCGATCTTCGGGTACCATTTCCGGAGGTTGATAGAAAAATAG
- a CDS encoding polysaccharide deacetylase family protein produces MIASLPSMTDELTSLLENSADHVAPTRGETRGPARSFRLKSKRPSQTQQEGGRLFLTFDDGPLPCTGRILDQLAASGQTATFFVLGRNLSNPSLRQFAVRALKEGHDIGNHSFSHPYFSAISMNRAKQEIVSTYRLIDELVLEAEVDPNRQNRFFRFPYGVAGSRSNYLASQDVLGELNYKIAWWDLDTNDWRMELPWFPTRPSSVVASLNRARPGDVVLLHDRVKTSECLPAILKSLEWCKLASLPLSSYDSGTVAPSEKAVPDENILSSKSTNNLDADALAEELSQALFPQGHPADIVVDSAVVAPRVSRGSNLW; encoded by the coding sequence TTGATTGCAAGCCTCCCTTCCATGACCGACGAATTGACCTCGCTGTTGGAGAATTCCGCGGACCACGTCGCGCCGACCAGGGGTGAAACTCGCGGGCCTGCACGTTCCTTCCGTTTAAAAAGTAAGAGGCCTTCTCAAACCCAGCAGGAAGGAGGGCGTCTGTTCCTGACTTTTGACGACGGCCCTTTGCCCTGCACCGGCCGCATACTCGACCAGTTGGCGGCAAGTGGACAGACGGCCACATTTTTTGTCCTGGGAAGGAACCTGTCAAATCCGTCGCTACGCCAATTCGCTGTGAGGGCACTGAAAGAAGGCCACGACATAGGCAATCATTCGTTCAGTCATCCCTATTTTTCCGCGATCTCAATGAATCGGGCCAAGCAGGAAATTGTTTCGACCTACAGGCTTATTGATGAATTGGTCCTGGAGGCGGAGGTAGATCCGAATCGGCAGAACCGGTTTTTCCGCTTTCCGTACGGGGTGGCCGGATCGCGGTCCAATTACCTCGCATCTCAAGATGTCCTTGGCGAACTGAACTACAAGATAGCCTGGTGGGACCTGGACACCAATGATTGGCGCATGGAGTTGCCGTGGTTTCCGACGCGGCCCTCTTCCGTGGTAGCAAGTCTCAATAGGGCCAGGCCCGGAGATGTGGTATTGCTGCACGACCGGGTGAAGACTTCAGAATGCCTGCCTGCCATCCTGAAGTCCCTTGAATGGTGTAAGCTGGCTTCACTTCCCCTCTCCAGTTATGATTCCGGCACTGTAGCACCGTCTGAAAAGGCTGTGCCGGACGAGAATATCCTTTCATCGAAATCCACGAACAATCTCGACGCTGACGCCCTGGCCGAAGAGCTTTCCCAGGCCCTTTTCCCTCAAGGTCACCCTGCCGATATAGTGGTGGATTCCGCTGTCGTGGCCCCACGTGTTTCCCGCGGGTCGAACCTCTGGTAA
- a CDS encoding acetate kinase encodes MKVLVINSGSSSIKYQLFDMDDQSALVVGILEEIGGTGSRLKHRKKNNRGGFTEHIHTEPTANHHEGFRVIMEVFSDPNKGWNLGDLSGIGHRVVHGGEAFREPTLIDDSVIATIRSMIPLAPLHNPANLTGVEWARDHFPEVAQVAVFDTAYHQTMPPHAYHYAVPYTFYTDHHVRRYGFHGTSHRYVAKQAAVILGKPLETLNMITLHLGNGSSATAIRGGKSIDHSMGMTPLEGLVMGTRCGDLDPAIQGYLARVTEKTCEEIGSIFENQSGLRGVCGISDMREVLRAAESGDPRASLALDMFCYRIRKYIGAYFAALGRLDALVFTGGIGENSPEVRRRCCEGLASLGIALDEHRNQAGNKQASEIQSDESRVKVLVVPTNEELEIAIQTVECIQTGSPSKK; translated from the coding sequence ATGAAAGTACTTGTCATTAATTCGGGCAGTTCTTCGATCAAGTATCAGCTTTTCGATATGGATGACCAGTCAGCGCTCGTTGTAGGCATTCTGGAAGAAATCGGCGGGACGGGAAGCCGCCTGAAGCACCGCAAGAAGAACAACAGAGGGGGCTTCACGGAACACATTCATACCGAGCCAACAGCCAATCATCATGAGGGCTTTCGCGTGATTATGGAGGTCTTCTCCGATCCGAACAAGGGATGGAATCTTGGAGATCTGTCCGGAATCGGGCACAGAGTCGTGCATGGCGGAGAAGCCTTCCGAGAGCCAACTCTGATCGACGATTCGGTGATTGCCACCATCAGATCCATGATTCCGCTTGCGCCGCTTCACAACCCGGCCAATTTGACAGGCGTGGAATGGGCTCGAGACCATTTTCCCGAGGTAGCTCAGGTCGCGGTGTTTGACACCGCGTATCACCAGACCATGCCACCCCACGCATATCACTATGCTGTGCCCTACACCTTCTATACGGATCACCATGTGCGAAGGTACGGATTCCACGGGACTTCGCACCGATACGTTGCCAAACAGGCGGCAGTGATCCTTGGCAAGCCGTTGGAAACGCTGAACATGATTACTTTGCACCTGGGGAACGGCAGCAGCGCCACCGCGATCCGGGGGGGCAAAAGCATAGATCATTCCATGGGAATGACTCCTCTGGAGGGTCTTGTCATGGGTACCCGGTGCGGGGACCTGGACCCGGCAATCCAGGGCTATCTTGCTCGGGTAACGGAAAAGACTTGTGAAGAGATCGGCTCGATATTTGAAAATCAGAGCGGGTTGCGAGGGGTTTGCGGTATCAGCGACATGCGCGAGGTGCTTCGCGCGGCTGAATCGGGCGATCCGCGCGCATCGCTCGCGCTGGATATGTTTTGCTACCGAATCAGGAAATATATCGGAGCATATTTCGCTGCGCTGGGACGCCTCGACGCCCTGGTGTTCACGGGCGGCATAGGAGAGAATTCTCCGGAAGTCCGCAGGCGCTGCTGCGAAGGCCTGGCTTCGCTGGGAATCGCGCTGGATGAACATCGCAACCAGGCCGGAAACAAGCAAGCATCGGAGATCCAGTCAGACGAGTCCCGGGTAAAAGTGCTTGTAGTCCCGACAAACGAAGAGCTGGAGATCGCGATCCAGACCGTCGAGTGTATACAAACCGGTTCGCCATCAAAGAAGTAG
- the pta gene encoding phosphate acetyltransferase has protein sequence MAQCIYITGAEALSGKSVLLLGLMEWLWSQGRIVGFFRPVIWPDEQPDRFIHMIVTRYGSRFPYIAMYGCTYAEALELGGSDRHDTVFTLILDKYKALEQHCDVVVSLGTDFTGVAPPFDFGFNVEMAYNLGCPMIPIVSGRDKTTRQIIDAVRIVLESLEHGRCDALAIVANRVQPAQATEIVSEVRRAIPKDILFYAIPEHGILAKPTVAEIAQALQAERLLGEPESLNRMVTQSKVAAMELPHFLERIEEGNLIITPGDRSDIILGSLAADASASYPHIAGLLLTGGFKPAPQVQRLIQGLAGSSVPILSVETDTYTTATNVSAVKGSLVPEDSRKIAAALGAVEASVQFDELQRRLAVTRSRRVTPLMFEYELIQRARAQRQHIVLAEGTDERILRAAEILLLRDVVHITLLGNPEKIRKKASSLGMEVEGINIIDPLESRLRGLYARTYYELRKHKGVSREMAFDTVADSSYFGTLMVYHGHAAGMVSGATHTTSQTLRPAFEIIRTKPDFSIVSSVFFMCLADRVLVFGDCAVNPDPSAEQLADIAVSSAETAKTFGIEPYVAMLSYSTGESGKGEEVDKVRKATMLATRLRPDIKIEGPIQYDAAVDIGVARTKMPGSEVAGHATVFIFPDLNTGNTTYKAVQRSANAVAVGPVLQGLNKPVNDLSRGCTVTDIVNTVAITAIQAQAIRESA, from the coding sequence ATGGCACAATGCATTTACATAACAGGTGCAGAAGCGCTGAGCGGCAAATCGGTCCTTTTGCTCGGCCTCATGGAATGGCTCTGGAGCCAAGGGCGCATTGTGGGGTTTTTCAGGCCCGTAATCTGGCCCGATGAACAACCGGACCGGTTTATTCACATGATTGTGACTCGTTACGGTTCCAGGTTTCCTTATATCGCGATGTACGGTTGCACGTACGCCGAAGCCTTGGAATTGGGCGGCAGCGACCGTCACGATACGGTCTTCACGTTGATCCTGGACAAGTACAAGGCCCTGGAACAACACTGCGACGTGGTCGTAAGTTTGGGAACGGACTTCACGGGCGTGGCCCCACCGTTCGATTTCGGTTTCAATGTGGAGATGGCTTACAACCTTGGTTGTCCCATGATCCCCATTGTGAGCGGGCGAGACAAGACCACCCGGCAGATCATCGATGCAGTGAGGATTGTGCTCGAATCGCTTGAACACGGGCGATGCGATGCCTTGGCTATCGTTGCCAACCGCGTACAGCCTGCACAGGCAACGGAGATTGTTTCGGAAGTCCGACGTGCGATTCCCAAAGACATCCTGTTCTATGCGATTCCCGAACATGGAATACTGGCGAAGCCCACGGTCGCCGAGATCGCTCAAGCCTTACAGGCCGAGCGCCTTCTGGGCGAGCCTGAAAGCCTGAATCGCATGGTCACCCAGTCCAAGGTTGCGGCCATGGAACTTCCTCATTTCCTGGAGCGTATTGAAGAAGGGAACCTTATCATCACGCCGGGAGACCGATCGGACATTATTCTGGGGAGTCTGGCCGCGGACGCCTCCGCCTCGTACCCCCATATTGCCGGGCTGCTCCTGACTGGCGGTTTCAAGCCCGCGCCGCAGGTCCAGCGCCTGATCCAGGGACTGGCTGGGTCCTCTGTTCCCATATTATCGGTAGAAACCGACACTTACACGACAGCGACCAACGTAAGTGCAGTGAAAGGCAGTCTGGTGCCGGAAGACAGTCGAAAGATCGCAGCCGCTCTTGGAGCTGTGGAGGCGAGCGTGCAATTCGATGAACTTCAACGACGCCTTGCTGTAACGCGTTCCCGACGCGTCACTCCGCTGATGTTTGAATACGAACTCATTCAACGTGCCAGGGCGCAACGCCAGCACATTGTGTTGGCGGAAGGAACCGACGAGCGCATTCTGCGGGCCGCTGAAATCCTGCTCCTGCGCGATGTGGTCCACATTACTCTGCTGGGAAATCCGGAAAAAATCAGAAAGAAAGCCAGTTCGCTCGGAATGGAAGTGGAAGGCATCAATATCATCGATCCGCTGGAATCTCGGTTGCGCGGACTCTACGCGCGCACTTATTACGAACTGCGAAAGCACAAAGGCGTGTCGCGGGAAATGGCATTCGACACAGTGGCGGACAGCAGCTATTTCGGAACGCTGATGGTGTATCACGGGCATGCGGCCGGAATGGTCTCCGGCGCCACTCACACAACCTCCCAAACGCTTCGGCCGGCTTTCGAGATCATTCGGACCAAACCGGATTTCTCCATCGTTTCAAGTGTCTTCTTCATGTGCCTCGCGGATCGGGTACTCGTCTTCGGCGATTGTGCTGTCAATCCCGATCCGAGCGCGGAGCAACTGGCAGACATTGCGGTGAGTTCCGCGGAGACAGCTAAAACGTTCGGGATCGAACCGTATGTGGCGATGCTCTCCTATTCCACTGGAGAATCCGGAAAAGGTGAAGAGGTAGACAAGGTGAGAAAGGCCACTATGCTTGCGACGAGGCTCCGCCCGGACATCAAAATCGAAGGGCCGATCCAGTACGACGCGGCCGTCGACATCGGGGTGGCCCGGACCAAGATGCCGGGAAGCGAAGTGGCCGGCCACGCGACCGTGTTCATTTTTCCGGACCTGAATACTGGCAACACGACGTACAAGGCGGTCCAGCGCTCGGCCAACGCGGTTGCAGTAGGACCTGTGCTACAGGGACTTAATAAGCCGGTGAACGACCTGAGTCGCGGCTGCACCGTGACGGACATTGTCAACACCGTCGCAATTACTGCCATTCAGGCCCAGGCAATCCGGGAGTCGGCATGA
- a CDS encoding isoprenylcysteine carboxylmethyltransferase family protein, with product MSILNHIQAIVLLPMLAIVVVPGIILFRTRAWTSAWQSSFTLSFILPFIGLVLIGLGLILMVKTITLFAQVGKGTLAPWAPPDKLVVRGIYRHVRNPMITGVFSVLIGEALTVGSIPLFGWFLVFVLINVVYIPVFEEPGLESRFGRDYARYKENVRRWIPRLEPWQEQNDR from the coding sequence ATGTCCATTCTGAACCACATCCAAGCTATTGTTCTCCTACCAATGCTGGCGATCGTGGTTGTCCCGGGGATCATTCTTTTCAGGACACGGGCGTGGACAAGCGCCTGGCAATCTTCTTTCACATTGAGCTTCATATTGCCTTTCATTGGGCTTGTTTTGATCGGGTTGGGCCTGATCCTTATGGTCAAGACTATTACCCTGTTTGCCCAGGTCGGCAAGGGCACACTTGCGCCATGGGCCCCGCCTGACAAACTTGTTGTGCGAGGAATCTATCGGCACGTGCGCAATCCGATGATAACCGGTGTTTTCTCCGTTCTTATCGGCGAGGCCTTGACAGTCGGTTCAATACCGCTTTTCGGCTGGTTCCTTGTTTTCGTGTTGATCAACGTGGTTTACATTCCCGTTTTTGAGGAGCCCGGTCTGGAGAGCCGTTTCGGCCGGGACTATGCTCGCTACAAAGAAAACGTCCGTCGTTGGATCCCAAGGCTTGAGCCGTGGCAAGAGCAAAACGACCGGTAG